Genomic segment of Paenibacillus sp. FSL R5-0623:
CGTCAAGAAGCGCCTTGCTGCGTGTTTTCATCCCAAAGCTCATATTGATGATATCGACCTTGTTACGTACACACCAGTCGATGCCAAGTACAATGTCGGATACATAAGCTGATCCGTTGTGGTCAAATGCTTTCACCGGATAGATCAGAGAGCGTGGTGCTACACCAATCATGCCTGCGGTACTGTTGGCAGCAGCGATAGTCCCTGCAATGTGGGTACCGTGTCCGTTATCATCATGAGGAAGCAGGCTGCGGTTTAACAGATTGATTCCGCGTGCCAGGGAATAACGAAGATCAGGATGGTGATAATCAGCACCTGTATCAATCACACCGATTTTAATCCGGTGTCCGGTAGACACAGACCATACTTTGGGCGCCCGAATCTGCTTCACACCCCAGGGTATGCCCTGGGCATTGCTTGGTTTGCTGTGGAGTGCGGTGGCATGGAGGGAGATGGGTACGTCTGCTTCAATTGTAATCTCATCCCCATAGCGGTATAGTTCCTCCGGGCGTTGGACTGGAGCGATAATGGAACGAGCCAGTCGCGAGGAACGGACAACTCCAAGATCGGTGAATTCATTCCGCATTCGGGACAATTCTACGAGACAGGCCTCGTACTGCTGCGGTTTGGCAAATCGGATCAAATATCGCCCTCCTTGTTCTGGTTCAGGGCGTCGCATTCCGTCAATCAATTGATGCAATAAACCAGTATAGTCCATAATGGGCAGCCCCCTTCGGGATGAACATGCTGAGGTATTCTATGAATGCGCTCATCCCGCCGCATGGGGAACTTGCCCTTTTTTTACAAAAACACATTCTCTTCGTGTCAAAACGGGCGCAGGGACATATGATGGATGGAGAGCTAGAGGGCTCTTGCGGGGAACCTGGTGAGGAGTAATCCTCCAAGGGTATACAGTCAGAAGGCGGAGGGGACTCCGTCTTTTTTACGATGGAGTTGTCTCTTTGGCAATAGAGGATATTTCTGTGGGATCGATGTCACTTCACGTTTAATATGTGGACATATTGTTGCTGCTCTCCGCATTTGCGTCACATCCGTACATAAAAACTTGCTTTTTAACGCTAAATAGGTTTTACTTAGGTTTGTTAATGGATATGTTATACGTAACAGTCCAGTTCGTAGGGGTTAAAAAGTGAATTTTGTGTGAGAGGAAGTGTCTGCAGTGAGTACCTCGCTCAATTTGAAAATTGATAAAGAGAAGGTAAAAGAGATCCCTTTGGTGGACCTTGCCTTTATGGTGCTGAAAGCGGCTAATACGCCGTATTACTATCGTGACTTAATGAATGAGGTAGCGAAGCAGCGCGGAATGACTGATGAAGAAATCAACGAGTTTATCGCCCAGCTATATACCGAGATTAATATCGATGGCCGTTTTGCTTGCGTCGGTACAAGCCTGTGGGGCTTAAAGCGCTGGTATCCGGTAGCTGGAACAGAAGATTCCATGACGGGTGCGAAGCGTCCGCGTATCATCAACGATGAAGACGATGATCTGGAAGATGAAGACTTCGGTGAAGAAGAAGACAGCTATAGCAGCGATGAAGGCTTCGACAGCACGGATAAAGACGAAGAAGAAGACGAAGAAGAGGAAGAAGAAGACGACATCTTTGACGAAGAAGACAGCGAAGAAGAAGTGCTGGTTGAAGATGACGATCTGGAAGATGAAGACCTCGAAGAAGACGAAGAAGAGTCCGAAAACGAGGATGAATTTGACGACGATTCTGATAATCGGTAGTCATTTTTGACGTCTATAATTTACCCGTTTCCCCGGAATAGTCAGCCTTGACAGCAGACGGGGTAACGGGTAAACTATTGCATGGGCTTATGAATGAGCGACAATATATTTATGTTTTTTATAGAAGGTGCCCCGTCCTGCGGGAGTACTTTTTTTTGTATTTTTAGAGGCATAATTTTGCAAAATGTTTTCAATTCCACATGCTCCCGGCCAACATTTCGTGGCCCGTTTTTGTATATCAAAAACACGAAATGGAATGAAGGCTACCGGAATGTTTGCACCATTTTTTGCTGTAAAACAATGTTTATTTAAACCGTCTTCGCAGAAAGAGCAGTTCGCAGATGCAGGGAATTTCTGCCATTGCTCTTTTTAACGATGATTACCTGGGAAACAGGTTACGATAACACCATATATCGCCTGAATTTCTGTACTTATATTAGGAGGGTAATAACAGTGACAAAGTATATTTTCGTGACGGGCGGAGTTGTGTCCTCCCTGGGCAAAGGGATTACGGCTGCTTCTCTGGGCAGATTGCTGAAAAACAGAGGGCTTAAGGTAACGATCCAGAAATTTGATCCATATATTAACATCGACCCAGGGACAATGAGCCCTTATCAGCATGGCGAGGTTTTTGTAACGGATGATGGCGCGGAAACGGATCTGGACCTTGGCCACTATGAACGTTTTATTGATATCAATCTCTCCAAAAACAGCAACGTCACGACTGGTAAAGTATACTCTTCCGTCATCAGCAAAGAGCGGCGCGGGGAATATCTGGGCGGAACGGTACAAGTTATTCCACACATTACGAACGAGATCAAAGAGCGTGTATTCCGCGCTGGACGTGAAGCGGGTTCGGATGTGGTTATTACGGAAATTGGCGGAACAGTG
This window contains:
- the rpoE gene encoding DNA-directed RNA polymerase subunit delta, producing the protein MSTSLNLKIDKEKVKEIPLVDLAFMVLKAANTPYYYRDLMNEVAKQRGMTDEEINEFIAQLYTEINIDGRFACVGTSLWGLKRWYPVAGTEDSMTGAKRPRIINDEDDDLEDEDFGEEEDSYSSDEGFDSTDKDEEEDEEEEEEDDIFDEEDSEEEVLVEDDDLEDEDLEEDEEESENEDEFDDDSDNR
- a CDS encoding S8 family peptidase, producing MDYTGLLHQLIDGMRRPEPEQGGRYLIRFAKPQQYEACLVELSRMRNEFTDLGVVRSSRLARSIIAPVQRPEELYRYGDEITIEADVPISLHATALHSKPSNAQGIPWGVKQIRAPKVWSVSTGHRIKIGVIDTGADYHHPDLRYSLARGINLLNRSLLPHDDNGHGTHIAGTIAAANSTAGMIGVAPRSLIYPVKAFDHNGSAYVSDIVLGIDWCVRNKVDIINMSFGMKTRSKALLDVVNRAYHAGIVIVASSGNDGKRRSIDYPARYPQTISVGATDKNRRIASFSNRGAYVDVYAPGDKIVSSWVQGKHHEMSGTSMATSHVSGAIALLLSKHPGLSPSEIKTLVKRATIPLRARKTTTAKSKVRGGEIDALKLMQEGGE